In the Acropora muricata isolate sample 2 chromosome 10, ASM3666990v1, whole genome shotgun sequence genome, one interval contains:
- the LOC136931915 gene encoding uncharacterized protein, whose translation MDWLIYGVKTAVVVSTKMAANNAVPGLGAAIDFTQAVYDLSQGDVVGASISTVSGVADLYSFGLFSSIKQAMTEGAKESTKEGAKVLAKKAGKETTKKFGHEVARQVAQGSFQGGKEAAIKYAPAMAREVRKKATKKFGERLGKDIARGLISESVEKVFEEGTKKAAGGALGDLSRKVISMGGNDVAKRILEGYCEDGIQLAISQALKQNPKLAFEFAKIAEEGASKEFGKHISKIIGKDFGVACVKGGIRRCSAK comes from the coding sequence ATGGACTGGTTAATCTATGGAGTCAAAACGGCAGTAGTTGTGTCGACCAAAATGGCAGCTAATAATGCAGTACCTGGGTTGGGCGCAGCTATCGATTTCACTCAAGCCGTATATGATCTCAGTCAAGGTGATGTAGTGGGAGCTTCAATTAGCACAGTGTCAGGTGTGGCAGATTTATATTCGTTTGGGCTTTTCAGCTCTATTAAACAAGCAATGACAGAAGGTGCAAAGGAATCCACCAAAGAAGGTGCAAAAGTATTGGCGAAGAAGGCTGGgaaggaaacaacaaaaaaatttggtCACGAAGTAGCAAGACAGGTTGCACAGGGAAGTTTCCAAGGTGGGAAAGAGGCTGCTATTAAATATGCACCGGCAATGGCTCGTGAAGTTCGTAAAAAAGCAACGAAAAAGTTTGGCGAGCGGTTGGGAAAAGATATTGCACGAGGTTTGATATCTGAATCAGTTGAAAAAGTGTTTGAAGAGGGTACCAAAAAGGCAGCTGGTGGGGCTCTAGGTGATCTTTCCCGCAAGGTTATTTCTATGGGTGGGAATGAtgttgcaaaacgtattttagAGGGGTATTGTGAAGACGGAATACAGCTAGCAATTTCCCAGGCCTTGAAGCAAAATCCAAAGCTTGCGTTTGAGTTCGCCAAAATTGCCGAAGAAGGCGCTTCGAAAGAGTTTGGGAAACACATTTCGAAAATTATCGGCAAAGATTTTGGCGTTGCGTGTGTTAAGGGAGGCATACGGAGGTGCAGTGCAAAATGA